From Fusobacterium varium:
AGTGGATTATATGTGTATTTTAATAGAGTAGTAAAGCCATATGAAAAAGTAGGTTTTTTAGTAATCACAACAGCAAGTGACTTGGATGCAGACAGAGTAGAATTTGAAGGAACAGGGGCAAGAGAATATTTTATACCAAATGTTGATCCAGATGTTGTAGAGCTTTTAGGATATTATAAATACTCGTATTTACCATGGGCTATTGGATATTTTTCAAGAAATTATTTTTCCGATACTTATGGGGTAGAATATTTATATTTTGCTAAAGAGGATGATCCAGAAAATTTTCCATATTATATAGAAAGCGTTACTAGGGAAAATGGCGGAATAAGAATTAGATTAAATACAGAATTTCCAGTAAATCAAAGAATGGTAGTAGGGTTATTCTTTAATGCTGCTGAAGACATAATCATATTTGATGGAAAAATAAAAAGATATGAAGGGATAGGATATCATAATGTATCACTTGAATGTCAAGACTTCTCATATGATCTTGATGTTATGGCAATAAATAAGACATATTCTAAAGGGATTACATTTGAAGCAACAATAGAACAGATACTTAAAGATAATAACAGAGCAGATATAGAATTTCTATATGACCCTACTAATACAGCTACGCTTACAGAAGATTATATAGTTGAAGATGTAACTATATGGGATTCTATACAGAAATTAGCTTTAACAAAAGGTTGGAGCCTGTATTTTAGATATGACAGAACTAAAAATAAACAAGTATTAATATTTGAAGATACTATATCAGCAAGTTATATAACCTATCAACTTCTAAAAGGTGAAGTAATTGGAGAGTTTACCTATACGGGAGACTTAACAAGAGTTAGAAATATTGTAACAGTAATATATAAAGATCATAATGATGGTAACAAAGTAAAAACAATAGAAATAAAAGATGATGATTCAATACTTAGATATAGAGAAAATAGATTGACTTTGGGCCTTGATGTAACTGAAAAGGTTATAACTACAAATGATATGGCCATGAGAATGGCTACTCAAGCTTTAAAAGATTTAAAAGACCCAGTAGTCAATTATACAATAGAAACCACTTTAATGCCTAAATTAAAGCTTAATGACGAATTGTGGTATATTCATGAGAATTTAACAGAAAGGCCTTTATTTTTAAGAGCTTATTCTATTGAACATGCAATTTCTGTAGATGATGCAGGCGAATTACAATGCACTACCACAATAACAGGTGGAGGAAAAATTCAATATAAACTTAATGAGTGGCTATATAATGATAGCAAAGTCCAAGAAGATAAAGAAATAATAATAGTTTAAGGAGGAAAAATGGCACTTGATAAGAGCAGATTAGATGAAATAGCAACAGTGATAGCATTGATGTATGACCCAGAGGTTTACTCAAAATTAAGAACAGAAATAAATAAACCTATGGCAGATGTACCAGCAGGGCATGCTTTAAATATTAACTGGGATAATATAGTGAATTCTTATAAGATAATAAAAGATTTTTTAAAAGAGACTCTATATAAAGAGGATATGTCAATGGAGAATGTAGGAAATAAGGTTGTACAGAGGGGAGCAAGTGGAGGTATTAAAGTAGGAGATATCTATACAACAACTACTTTCAATAGTGGTGCTATTCCTACAAATTGTGGTATAGCTTATAAGGATTCTGACGGAATGATTAAGTATACTAATAATTTTGCAGAATTTAGAAAATTAACAAATACAATATCAAGAGATGAAATGAATGTTGTTGAAAAAGTAGATACTAATGGAAGTTTTCAAATGAGAGGCGGAACAAGAACAATAACTTTAAATGAAAAAGCTAAAAAATATAGAGTATTAATGATAAAAGCTGGAGGCTCTACAATGGATATTCATTTTATGCTTTTATTAGCAAATCAAACAATAAAAGCCAGAGACCATGACAGAAATGGTGGAGGAGAAATTCACATAACATGGGATGGGGGTACAAATGTAAGAGTAACACATCTTACACATAGAGACGGATTAACAGGACAAGTAGATGGAGTTTGGGGGGTGTTATAATGAAAAAAGGGAATATAGCTTTAGAAATAAATGCAGGAGTAATAGAAGGGCCAAGGGGCCTTTCTATAAAAGAAATAAGATATAAAGAAACTCTGACAAATGGGAATAATATATATCAGGTAATTTTAGAAAATAATGTGGTAATTGGAGAAATAGAATGTAAAAAAGGGGATAAAGGAGATAAAGGGGAAAAGGGAGATACAGGAAAAGGAATTTTAGCAGTAGTAAAAACGCAAAAAATAGGACTTATGAATTACTTTGAAATTCAATATACAGATGGTAGCACTTGGGAGTTTGCCATAGAGGATGGAGAAAGTGCATATGATTTAGCAGTAAAAAAAGGTTTTGAAGGAACAGAAGAAGAATGGCTGTTATCTCTTATAGGACCAAGAGGAAAATCGTTGGAATTTCACTGGAATGGTACTCAACTTGGGATAAGAGTAGAGGGAGAAACTACCTATACTTATACAGAATTAAAAGGAGAAAAGGGAGATAAAGGAGATACAGGAAAGGCCTTTTATATAGCAAAGACATATTCTAGTGTAGGGGAAATGCAGGCAGATTTTAATAATAATACTGTTAAAACTGGGGAATATGTAATTATTTCCAGTACAGATGGAGATAATGGAAAAATATTTGAGAAGAAAGAGAGCAACTTTGAATTTATAGTTCAAATGGGAAGTTCTGGAGGTGAAAGCAAATATTTATTTGTAGATGAAAAAAATAATAAAATTGCTATATCTAATATGGATAAATCAAAGTTTGAGGCTTTAGGAAGAGCAGAAAATATTATAGGAATAAATGCAGGAGGAGGAACAGGAGGGTATAATGCTGTATTAGGATCTGAAATCTTAAAAAGAAATGTAACAGGAAGAGGGAATGTAGGAATAGGATATGGAGTAATGCAGGAAAATACTGAAGGTTCTTACAATGTGGGAATAGGGTATGGAGTATTAAACGGGAGTATAGCAAGCTCATATAATATAGGAATTGGAATGTATGCAGGCAATAGTATTATATCAGGAAGATATAATATAGCAATTGGATATAGAGCTTTGTGTAAAAATACAGGACAAGGAAATTACGGAAGTATAGCAATAGGGAAAAGTGCCTTAGATGAGAATACAACAGGATACCAGAATGTTGCTATAGGTGAGAGTGCTTTAGAATATAATAAAACAGGAACAAGCAATGTAGCTATTGGAACAAATGCCTTACGCTATGGGGATTATGGAAACACAATTGGAATTGGCTACGATGTAGCAGTAACAGGAAATAGTCAAGCTCAAATTGGAAATTCCAGTGTAACTGTTTATTGTTATGGGGCAGTGCAAAACAGATCTGACCAAAGGGATAAGACAGATATACAAGATACAAAATTAGGGTTAGATTTTATATTAAAGTTAAGGCCACGTGAATTCAGATGGGATTATAGAGAAGACTATATCAATCAAAAAGCAAAAGAGAAAGAACTTGGAGATATTGAAAATCTTAAAATAACTGAAAAAGAAAAGAAAAAAAAGAGAGATGAAATATTAAAAAAATATTCTTTGGAAAATGTAGTAAAAGATGGCAAACAAAAAGGATGGAGGCTCCATCAAGGTTTTATAGCACAGGAAGTATTCCAAGTTATGAGAGAACTTGGGGTAGATTTTGGAGGATACCAAGATCATTCTATTAATGGAGGAAGAGATGTATTAAGTTTGGGATATGAAGAATTTATATCTGTAATAGTAAAGGGAATACAAGAGCAACAAAAACAGATAGAAGAATTAAAAAGTAAAATAGAAAAATTGGAGGGAAAAATAAATGTATAAATTTAGTAAAAGAAGTTTAGATAACTTAAAAGGAGTAGATGAAAGACTTGTTAAACTCATGAAAGAAGTATTATCTATTTCTCCATATGACTTTGGGATAACTGAAGGACTAAGGACAATAGAAAAACAAAAAGAATATGTAAGAACAGGAAAATCCCAGACCATGAATAGTTACCATCTTAAAGGCAAAGCTGTAGATATAGTTGTTTATAAAGATAGAGAAGTCACTTGGAAACTCGATTATTATAAAGAAATAGCTGACCTTGTAAAGAAAATAGCTGAACATGATGGATTAAAAATAACTTGGGGTGGAGACTGGAAAACTTTAGTAGATGGTCCTCATTTTCAACTTGAAAATTAAGGAGGGTGGAAAAGAATGAGAGTAATAACAAGTGGTATAATAGCAAAAGTTATTGATGTAGCTGGAAATATTCTTGATCCAACTAAAAAGAATCAATTAGAAGTAGCTTTAAAAGAAAAGGAAATTGAATTGCAAAAAATAATAATTGAAAATGATAAAGAGACAGAAGTAGCAAGGCAAAAATCTTTATCAGTTTTATTCGAAAAAGGAGGATTTCCAGTTTTGATGTGGATATTTGGAATATATCTTATAGTTGATATATTTTTACAATTATCAGGAAAAAAGCCAATCATAGTAAATGAAGAATTAGTAAGTTTTTTAAAAATAGCATTTACAGGAGTTATGGCAAAACAAGGATATGTAAAAATAAATCAAATAAAGCAGGAGAAATAAAATGGAATGGATAGAATACTTTAAAATAGCAGTAACAGTTGGAGGAATTCTTATGGGATATCACAAGTTCATTATGACCCACATGGAAAAGAAAGTTGATAAAACTATGCATGATATGCAATTTAAATTCTTAGAACAGCAAAGAAAAGAAGATAATAAAGCTTTATATGAGGATATAAAGGAAATAAAAACAGAATTGAGAAAAATGACAGAATATTTGATAAAATAATATATATTTTAGCTGGCATTAAGATTAGTATAATAAGAATTAAAAAAGCAGAAAATTTCTATTTTTTTCTGCTTTTTTACATCAATATTTGAATATTATTATATCAGATTATTCATTTTTTTCTTTGAATTCTCCAAATAAAGTACTGAACGTAGTTAAATTTTGAAGCTCTGAAGGAATAATTATTTTAGTAGCTTGACCATCAGCAACTTTACTAAATGTATCCATAGCTTTTAACATTAAAACTTCCTTATTTGCACCAGCTTCTTTTAATAATTTAATTGCTTCAGCTTCTGCCTTTTGTACAGAGAGGATAGCTTCAGCTTCTCCCTGAGCTTCTTTTATAGTAACTTCTTTTTGTCCTTCGGCCCTTAAAATAGCAGATTGTTTTTCAGCCTCTGCTTTTAATATTTCTGATTCTTTTTCTCCTTCAGCTACAAGAATAGCAGACTGTTTTTGTCCTTCGGCTCTCAAAATAGCTTCTCTTTTTTCTCTTTCAGCTTTCATCTGTTTTTCCATAGCATCCTGTATTTCTCTAGGTGGCAAAATATTTTTTAATTCAACTCTGTTTATTTTCATTCCCCATGGATCAGTTGCTTCATCAAGAATTTTTCTCATCTGGAAGTTGATTGTATCTCTGGATGTTAAAGTAGTATCCAATTCCATATCACCTATTATATTTCTAAGAGTTGTAGCAGTGAGATTTTCTATAGCACTTATGGGATTTTCTACTCCATATGTATATAATTTGGGATCTGTAATTTGAAAATATATTACGGAATCTATCTGCATTGTTACATTATCTTTAGTAATAACAGGTTGAGGCTTAAAATCTATTACCTGTTCTTTTAAAGAAATCTTTTTTGCTAATTTATCAATAAAAGGGACCAGAAAGTTTATTCCAGCATTCCAAGTTTCTTTGTAAGCACCAAGCCTTTCTATTACAAAAGCTCTTGATTGTGGAACAATTTTAATGTGAAGAGTAATAAGTATTATAACAAATATAAATAATAAGAATATAATAATTAAGTTCAAATTTTCCTCCTTAAGTAACAGTAATGTTTGCTATTGAAGAATATTGACAGTGACTTGTACAGGGTTTTGAGATTTGTTGAGTTCAATTATGACATACCATATTCCAGAGCTAGGAACAACGAAATAAACTGGTGAAGAATAATATATTCCTCCTACAAAAGAAAAAGATTTTTGAAAACGGTATTTTGAAAAATTATTAGCATCTAGAAGTATTATATTATTTTGAGTATCCTGAAAAGATATTTCTACAATACTTCCTTCTATTAAATATTTTAAATTAAAATATTTGAATTTCAATCCTCCCTCCTTTTTCTATATAATACATAAAATTTTATTTTATATTTTTTTAATCATTCTAAGTTTTAAAATATGAGTATATGGAATAAATTCTAGAGAATTATCAATATAAAGATAAGAAATTCCAAGTGTATTTAAAGTATATTTTTCTGGTGAAGAAGGAAAAAGAAATAAACAAGACATCATATCATTAACTGCGAGAGTTCCATAATATAAAACTAGAGTAAATCCAAGATTTAAATTTTTTTCAATTACATTTTTCATATTTTTCATAATACCTCCTTAGTTATTAATTAAAGATAAGTTACAACAGAAATAAATTCTATAAGGTAAAATATTTAATAATGTGGATAAAGATTATAGCAGTAATCAAAGATAGTGAAATTATGATAATTTATGAAAATATAATATCACCTTTTAGAAAATTAAATACTTTATATTTAATTATTTATGGATGTTTTGAAAATTTTTATAAGAAAGATTAATTGGAGAAATCAGGAGAATAGTTTATAGATTTATTAGATTATTAAAGTTTTTAATTTTGAAGCTTTCTGGTAATTTTAAACCTCAATATTTGGTTGTATGGAATAAATTCTAAAGGGTCTTTATTATAAAGACAGATAATACCTTCATCCTCAAAAATAAAATTATTTTTAGAATCTTGAGATAAGAATAATTTAAAAATTTTATTTTTAGTATTAAGGATATAGTAGTATAAAATAACAATATAATTCTGGTTTAATTTTTGTTGAATAAACTTTTTCATAATAACCTCCTAATATAACATAACTTAGTAATATGTGAAGTAAAACAAAAATTTGGAACTATTTTGCTCTTCTAATAATTATACCATGAAATACAAATAAAAAAACAAAACTAATTATTAAGTTTGATTGTTTCGATTAGAAGTAGAAGTTATAAATAATTTAAAAATATATTAAAAATTTTATAGATTTATAAATAAGTTTGTTAATAATTAATAACTTTATATTTTTATATAAAAAATCAATATAAAACAAAAAGCCCATGTGGGCTTAAATCATTAAAATAGCTTTTGAACAGTAAAAAGAGATCCATGACAAATTAATTATACTATATTAGTTTGTACTTTAAAAGTGTAGATTATATTGAAAAAATACTTTAATAAAAAAATTAATTTTTAAATGGACCTATTGGAGTTTCATTTGTACAAGAAAGACATGCAGCAGGAAGATATTCAATAGATTTTGCATATTGATAAGCTTCAATATAGTTATTAAAGTAGCCTAGATTTACAGTATCCTTTTGGCTAAATTTTAAATTACAGTTACGAGTATGAATTACATTATAACCTAATTTATTTTTGATTTTTTTTATGATATAAAAATACATAATCTTCATCTCCTTAGACATTAGGATAATTTTTATTACAGCAGTAGATACAACTTTTTGCCTTAGAATAGCCTTTTTTTATAGCTATTTGAATGGCAAATTTTGAAGAAGGATAATTTCCTAAATTGATAATATTTAGATATTTTATTGGATCAGCAAGAGCGCATAAACTATTATGAATCTCATGTGTAAGTATATTTATATAAAATTTCATGGATATATCATCTCCTTTTAAAGTTTGAGAATAAAATAAATGATAATTGAGTGGAAGAATGGTTAAAAAAATAATTATTTTATAAAAGAATGAAAGATATATTTTCTATCTACAGCGTATCACAAAAAAATGGAAAGCACAATTTATACTTTTGAAAAATAGAATTATTAAAAATATTTGTTAATGATTTATTTTTTTAGAGTAAAAGAATAAATAGCTTTTTATTTAATCTATAAAAGGGTAATGTAAAGAATAAGAATGCCTGTTTTAAGATTCTATGTAGCATTTCTTATAAAGAGTATATAAATAAGTAAGAGATAAAGAATCTTAAATAAAGATAAAAAAGACCTTTTACATATTAAAGGTCCTTTTTTCTAAAACAGTAAAAATATCTCTTGGAGGAAAGATTTTTTTATGGATATTTAGGTATTCGTTAAAATATTTCATTTCCTTTTATTTGAGAAAATAAATATAATTAGTGTATTGTATTTTTTATGATTATTAATTAAAGTACTAAATTTTATAATCCAGTACAGTAAAAAGAGAGGAAGCCCCTCTCTTTTTATTTTAGTAAAGGATAATAAAGAAAAAAAGAGGTATTTCCCTCTTTTTTATAAGTCGGATTTCTTTATACTTATGACTATGCACGTACATAAAAAATTTACCAATCTTATTAAAAGTTGTCAATATTTTTTATATATAGTATTAAAGAATATTATATAAATTATCCAGTACATTTCCCAGTTTTAATAAAAATGAGAAAAATTAAAATCAGTATTAAAACAGTATATAAGATAATTAAAAGATAATTTTTGTATTCACAAAAATAAGCTTATATGATATCATACTTGTATATAAAAATCTTTCCCCAAGATGTTTTATAGTATAGACTAACCTCTTATGTAATATAAGAGGTTTTTATATTTTATAAAATAAAAAAAGGAAAAATAATAAAATTTATGAATAATATATTACAAAACAACAAATAAAATAGGAGGAAAGTTATGAGCATTGAAAAAAATCTTAAGTACATTTTGGAAGAGCATGAAGTAGAAAAAGCAAAATTGGAAAGATTAAATAATTTTATTCACAGTGAGGAATTTAAATTAAAAACTGATGAAACACAAAAAGAATTAATAATCAAAAAATTTGAATTATTAAAGAGTTATATTGAAGTATTAGAAGAGCAAATAAAATATGATAAAGAACTTCTTGAAAATGAAGCATGTTACATATCAAAAGATGGTGGAAGTTACGAAGAATTAGAAAAGAAATGTATAAAATAGATTTTAGTTTTGTATAAAACCTTTTTTAAAATAAAATATATAAAAAATGATTAAAATACAAAATAGAGGTCATAAAAGTATAAGCGATTAACAACAATAATTTTTTCTTCCTGAAAATAAAATTATAGGCTATATTTATATACTTTTTCCTAAAAGATGTATTGCATACAAAAACCTCTCAAGTGAGAGGTTTTTGTTAATATTATATATATTTAAAAATAAAAATTTTTTAATAAGAATATATTATATGATATAAAATAAATAGGATTTAACTTACCAAAAAAGGCTTTATTAAATAAAATCTTTTTTGAAATATTAGACTTGTTCATATTCCAAGATAAATTTTTTTATTTTTGTTTTTATTCTATGCATACTATTATCTACAGATTTCAAATCTCTTTTAGTTTTTTTTGAAATTTCAATATATGTTAACCCTAATAGCATATATTCAAATATTTGTTTTTCCATTGGACTCAAATGAGATTTTAAATACTTATTTAAAAATTTAATTTTTTCTTTACTCAAATAAATTTCTTCAGGGTTATAGAAATTAAATGATCTATTTTCATATGTGATTTTTGAATCATCTTCAATTTCAGAAGAATTTAAGATAGCCATATTCAAAATTCGGTTTTTTCCAGAACTCGAAGTTTTTAACATGGTTATTAAATGACGTTTAATACACAATAAAGCAAAATTAGAAAAAGAAGTTTTTTTGTTTTCATCGTAAGCTTTGATAGCTTTTAAAAGACCTATCCTTGCTTCTTGGATTACATCTTCTCGATCTCCATCTTGAAAAAAATAGTTTTTAGTTTTGTAAAGAATGAGCTGCCTAAGAGTTTGGAATATTAATTGTATAGCATCTTCATCTCCATTTTGAGCAGCACGAATAGTTTGAACACTTAACATAACTCCTCCTTGATAACTATTTTTTATAAAAATGAAAAACAAATAGAAAAAGTTTTCATTTTTAATCTTTTTAGAAGAAAAAAGATTTCATTATAATTATACTGGTATAAATTTTATTTCCTTTAAAATATTACATAATATACATTAAAAGGCATCTTCTCATTTTTATTAAAAATGGAAAAAGTTATGCATATAAAAAAATTAAATAAATTACAAGTATTTGTCTTTTTTTATTTTTAAAATACTTTTTCATTATCTATTAAATTTATATTTTATTATTAAAAAAATATTAACATTATTTTTTTGTACCTCTTTATCTATATGCTGAAGCTTTTAAATTTCGGGATTTTTTTACTAAATGATGTCTTTTTCTAAAGAGATAAGAACAAGAAATAGGGGAAAAAACTAATATAAATAAAATGATATAGAATATTTTCAGAGAAAAGATAACTTCTAGAGACATGGAAGATATGAAAAAGAAAGCAATAAATTTTTATATAGAGAAAAATCAAAAAAAGAGAAGATAAATTCATCTTCTCTTTAATTATTTTAAAATTGTTGCCATTTTGTTGCCAGTGGATTATTTTATATATGTAAAACATTCTTAAAAAGAAGCTATTTT
This genomic window contains:
- a CDS encoding putative RNA polymerase sigma-H factor; translated protein: MLSVQTIRAAQNGDEDAIQLIFQTLRQLILYKTKNYFFQDGDREDVIQEARIGLLKAIKAYDENKKTSFSNFALLCIKRHLITMLKTSSSGKNRILNMAILNSSEIEDDSKITYENRSFNFYNPEEIYLSKEKIKFLNKYLKSHLSPMEKQIFEYMLLGLTYIEISKKTKRDLKSVDNSMHRIKTKIKKFILEYEQV